A window of Candidatus Binatia bacterium genomic DNA:
GCGCAACAACGATCCCGCTTTGATGCGGGTGAAATTGGTCACCAGTTTCCCGGAGGGATCGACCATGCGTTCGACCGCGCCGAAGAGGTTCTTGTACGCCGGCGACGGTTCGATAATCACCGGTGCCGCCGAGATCGCACTGTTGTCCACGAGCACGTTGACCTCGTAATCAATCAGCGCGCCCTCCTGCGCGGGCGCGGGAAACATGCCGGGGAACGGGAACGGCGCTTGCGGCTGCGGCTGCTCGCGGAAGCTGTCGAGATTATCCAGCATGTGCTCGCGGAGATCGGCGAGATACTGCTGTACTTCGCTGCCGTAGCGCTGGCCGATCTCTTCGACCAGTGGGTTGATCACGTTGGCGGCGACCCGCCGCTCCGCTGCTTTCACCTCGCGCGCCAACCGGCGCCCGAGGGCTTGCTGCCGGCGGAGCATGGTCTTGACCTCGCGTGACACCTCGCGCTCCCGCTGGTGCAGATCGTCTTGTTCCGCCTCGCTCAGCTTCTGCAGCTCTTCCGGCTCCATCGGCCGGCCCTCCTTGAGGGGGATGAAAATGATGCCGCCCTGCGGGTGCGGTTGCAGCGCGAATCCTTTCTCGGCCGCGCGTTGTTGGAGTGCCTTGGCGATCTCCTCGCCCTCGTGCCCGTAGCGTTCAGCGAGCTGTTCCTTTTCTTCTTCGAAGGTCTCCTTGCGAAATGTTTCAGGAAGCGCTCGCTTCAGGTCCTCCACCAGTTCCTGCAAGTCGCGACGCAGCTCTTTCCCCTGGCCGGCGGGAAGATAGAAGGCGCGTGGCCGGTCGCGGTTCTGGAAATTCTGCACCAGGACGCGGTCTCCGGGGCGCGGGACGTTGCGCGTCAGCTCGGTCAGTAATCCCGCCAACGTCTGCTCGCGTTGGGTGCCGCCGAGGCCGCACACGTAGATATTGTAGCCAGCATGGTTCACGCCGAGACCCAGTTCGAGGGCGGCCAACGCCCGTTCCTGCCCAACCCAATCCGGCGCGGCGCCGATGTCAGCGGTCGTGGCGAAGCCCAGTTCCGCAGGCGGCACTGCAAACGCGGCCTCATCAGCCGAGAGCTGGCGCTGCGCGGCAGCGGGTTTCAGGTCCTGTCCCTCGCGATCGGTGGGGGTCACGGCTTTCGTCGGCGAATGTGGATGGAGAGGGTGGCGTTTTCGATCTTTGCGTCGATGTGGTCAGGGTCCGTGCCCACCGGCAGGGCAATCGTCCGGTGCAGCGAGATTTCCTGCTGCGTGTGGCTCCAACCGCCCTTGCCGTGCTGGCGTTCCCGTGACTGCCGATGATGCCCGGTCACGGTGAGCCAGTTCCCCTGGACCTGTATCCGGAGGTCCGCAGCGGATAGGCCCTCGGCGGGCAGTTTGACGATCCATCCGTCCTCAACCTCGCGGAACTCTGCCGGTACCAGTTGACGCGAGGCGGTTCCCCAGGGCCGACGGATCAGCTCATCGAATAAGCGGTTGATCTCATCGAGGACGGAAGGCAGTGGCATTGCTTAACGGTTATCACCGAGTGCAAGCGGTGGCAACGGTGTGGCTGGCAGATGGCGTATGGCAGATGGCTTATGGTTCGGACAATATGCGATCTGCACGCCCATGGGTGTTCATCCGCCGCTGCCGTGATAAGAAGTTACGTGTGGCATATCGCTCATGGTGTTCGCGCCATAAGCCAAGCCATAAGCCATCCCATGCGTATCCTCATTCTCAACGGCGGTACCGGAAGTGTGAAGGCTGCCCTCGCGGAAGCTGTGGGCGACCGCGTGACGGTGCGGGCTCGGTTCATGGTCGAAGCCAGCAGTGGCCGCGAGGTCGCTCACTTGTTCACGGAGCTGATCAAGCAGGTGGGAGCAGACAGCGCCACGGTTGATGCGATCGGCCACCGTGTCGTCCATGGGGGACGGCAATTTACTTCTCCGGTGTTGATCGACGCGGAGGTCGAGGCCGGGATCGAAGCCCTCGTTCCCTTGGCGCCGCTGCACAATCCCGTCGCCCTCGCCGGCATCCGCGTGGCGCGCTCGGAGCTGGCGGGCAGGCCCATGGTGGCCGTGTTTGATACCGCCTTTCACGCCCACCGCTCGCGTGCTTCCTTGCACTACGCGCTGCCGCCCGACCTGACCGAATCGCTCGGCCTTTTTCGCTACGGCTTTCACGGCATCGCCCACGCCTCGCTCGCCGAGGGTGTGGCCGAGGGCGAGCGTATCCCGCTGAGTGAGGTGACCGCGGTGACGCTGCAACTCGGCCACGGGTGCTCAGCTTGTGCGATCAAACAGGGGGCATCGATCGAAACCTCGATGGGCTTCACTCCACTCGAGGGCCTGATGATGTCCACCCGTTCGGGTGATGTCGACGCCGCCCTCGTACTCTACCTGCTGCGCCAAGGACGTGCCGTTGACGAAGTCGAAGACCTGCTTACACGGCGTTCCGGTTTGCTGGGCGTCGGTGGAATGGAGGATATGCGTCTGCTGTTGCGTGCGGAAGCGGATGGGGACGCGCGCGCGGCCTTCGCCATCGAGCTGTTCGTCCGGCGGATCGTCGCGACCGTCGGGGCGTACTTCACCCTGCTCGGCGGCTTGGCGCCGTTGGTGTTTGGCGGGGGCATTGGCGAGAACTCCGCTGAAATCCGGCGCCGAGTGATCGAAGGACTGACGGCGTGGGGACTCGACCTCGATCCCGAGCGAAATGCGCGCGGCGAACCGGGGCGGATTTCCACTGAAGCCAGCCGGCCAGTCTACGTCGTCCGAACGGACGAGGAGACGCAGATTGCGCGCGGCGTCGCCAGGCTGATTCAGAAACTGTGAAGCAACCGTTGCGGATACAGCGCCCGCAACGCAAGCTGTAGTGTGCAACGAAGGAGGCGCCGCGGCACATGGGCGAAAATCGCCGGTCACAGCGACTCGGGTACTCGTGCACGAACCCGTGGCTGCCGTGCAATGGCAGCCACGGCTTGTGAGCCGCTTCTGCAAGTCAGTGGTCGGACAGTTCGTGAAGCTGTGCCGCCGTGTCGTTCCCGGCATTCTCTGGACGTAAACGCGCGGGTTCGCAACGTGTAGAATGAGGACACGGGCTGGGCCTCGCGGGGCATTGATATTGCACAATGCCAGGCCGCACGACAGGATTAGCCGATGATCGAACTCGTACATCTGACGAAACGCTACGGTGCGACGCTTGCGGTGGATGACCTCAGCGTGCACGTCGAGGCGGGGGAAATTTTTGGTTTTCTCGGCCCCAACGGGGCGGGGAAGACGACGACCATTCGCATGATGATGGGATTGCTCCGGCCCACTTCTGGAGAAGTCTTTCTGGGCGGCCACGACTTGGCGCGAGAGGATATCGCCGCCAAGCGCTTGTGCGGATTCGTGCCGGATCGCCCACACATGTACGAGAAGTTGACGGGCGCGGAGTTTCTCGACTTCGTCGCCGGTCTGTATAGCGTGTCGCCCGTCGTTGCAGCCCGACGCCGCGATGATTTGCTGGAGATGTTCGACCTGACGCAATGGGCCACGGAGTTGGTCGAAAGCTACTCTCACGGCATGAAGCAACGGCTGGTGATGGCGGCCGCGTTGATCCACGCCCCACGCTTGCTCATCGTCGACGAGCCGATGGTAGGTATGGACCCGCGCGGGGCCAAACTGTTGAAACGCACCTTCCGCCAGCTGGCCCGCGACGGCGTCACCATCTTCATGTCCACCCATAGCTTGGAGGTGGCGGAAGAGACGTGCGATCGCATCGGCATCATCCACCAGGGCCAGCTCATTGCCGTCGGGACGCTCGATGAGCTGCGGCGGCAAGCGGGGGCACATTCCAATTCGAAGCTGGAATCGGTTTTTCTGAAGCTGACGGGCGGTGAAGAAGTCGCCGAGATCCTCACCGCTTTGCGGGCGTGAGCCGTGCCGTCTCTGACCTCGTTCCCCAACAGTGAAGCAGCGGCCACGCTTGCGGCCGGCCGCGTCCCATGGCCCGGCGCCCAGCTGTGGTTGCTGCTGTCGCCTCGCTGGCGTGCCGCACGGAATCAGGCCCGCCGGCTCGACCGGCGAGAGAAGACGCTACTGGCATGTTTCGGCGCGCTCGGGGTGGGGTTCTGGGTCGCGATCTTCGTGTTCTTCTACCGCGTCCTGCGCTACTTCCTTAGTGTGCCGGATTTCGGTCCGGTGCTCACCTACAAACTCCTGAGCATGGTCCTGCTGACCTTCTTCTCCATCCTCTTGTTCTCCAACATCATCACAGCGCTTTCGACATTTTTCTTGTCGAGCGAGTTGGCACGTTTGGTGGCGGCGCCGCTCAGCCGCAGCACGCTCTTCTATGCGCGGTTTGGTGAGACGATCATCGAGTCGTCGTGGATGGTCCTGGCGTTCGCCGTGCCGGCGTTTCTGGCCTATGGCATTGCCCATCGCGCCGGGCCGCTCTTCTACCTGGCGACGGTTGTGACCTTGCCCCCCTTTCTCGTCATCGCAGCGGCCATCGGCATCGCCGTGACCGGCATCCTGGTGAACGTGTTTCCGGCGCGGCGGACACGCGACATTCTGGTGCTGCTGTCGGTGGTGATGGTGGCGGTGCTGTATATGCTCTTCCGCATGTTACAGCCGGAGCGTCTAGTCAATCCCGAGGCCTTCGCCAGTTTCGTCCAATTCCTCGTTGCGATGCAGACGCCGTCATCACCGTTCTTGCCCAGCACGTGGGCGGCGGAGATCTTGCACCCTCTCCTCAAGGGCGAAAGCGGTTCGGCGCTGTTCTATCTGTTGCTCCTGCTGAGCACGGCGGCGGCGTTCACGACGGTGTGCGAGATGCTCATGGGCCGCCTCTTTCTGCCGGGCTTGAGCAAGGCACAGGAAGGCCGCAAAGCCAGATTTACCCAGCGGGCCGCCTGGGAAGTGGCGGTGCGCCTGCTCACTGTTCCGTTCGCACCGCAAACGCGGTTGCTGATGATCAAAGAGGTGAAGACCTTCTTTCGTGACACCAGCCAGTGGTCGCAGCTGATTCTCTTGCTCGCCCTGGCTGCCGTGTACATCTACAATTTCAGTGTCCTGCCGCTGCAGGGCAGTCCGTTGGTCACGTTCTATTTCAAGAACGTGATTGCCTTTCTCAACCTCGCGCTCGCGGGGTTCGTGACCACGTCGGTCGCGGTGCGTTTCGTGCTGCCGTCGATCAGCCTCGAAGGCCGCTCGTTCTGGATCGTGAAAACCGCGCCGCTGGTGTTGAGCCGGCTGTGGTGGAGTAAGTTCTGGGTCGGCCTCGTCCCTCTCCTCGTGCTGGGCGAGGTGTTGGTGCTGGCGACCAACTACTACCTGAGGGTGATTCCGTTCATGATGTGGCTGTCGGGGCTCACGCTCTTCGGCCTGACCTTCGGTGTCGTCAGTCTTGGGCTGGCCGTGGGCGCGGCGTTTCCGAAGTTCGATGCCGACAATCCATCCAAAGTTGCGGCCGGGATGGGTGGCCTGGTGTACATGATCCTGTGCATGTCCTTCATCGGGGCGGTCGTGGTGCTGGAGGCCTGGCCGGTGTATGCGCTCTTCTCCAGCCGGTTGTATGGCACGCCCCTCTCTGGCTTCGCGCAGGCGAGCGTCGTGGGCTCCTTCGCCGCGGCACTGGCTCTGGGAGTAGGGGTGTTTGTTGTGTCCACCCGCTATGGAATTCGCAGGCTGGGCGCCATCGAGCCCTAATCCCTTGCAACCAGAGGGCTACGCAGGACATTCTCCACGGCGGCGAATGGGTCGCCTCGGTTTGCGCGAACGGCTTGCAGTACGGTCGTAACCGTGCGCGCCAGGTCGTTTTGCTCCTGTCGCAGTAGATCGTCGAACTCCCGCAGCCGGTCGGCATACAGCAGGTAATGCAGAATCACGGCGTTGTTGAGCTGTTGCGTTCCGAACTCCGAGTACAGTGTCGTGCGGAAGGCGAGTTGGCGGAACTCTTCCTGTCCGCCGCTGAACAGCTGTTGGCGTTCGGGGGTGCTGAGCCCGGACGCGTACGCGTCACGCAGGTGTGCGGCAAAGCGGCCGAGGAACTCGGAGAAGAGCAGGGTATCATCCCAGACGCTGGTGGCTTGCTGCAAGGCCGGTGTGTCGCCACGCTCGGCGAAGAACGCCATCGCGCCCCGGGTGCCGACGAAGTTGGCGAAGGACTCGTCGAAGTCGGCGTGGCCACCGATGTAACTGGTATTGTGCAGCAGTTCGTGGATGATCACGTTGGCGAGCGTGACGCGGTCGTAGCGCAGGAGGTTGGAGAGGAGCGGGTCGGCAAACCAGCCCAAGGTGCTGAACGCGACCGAGGGACGTACGTAGGTATCGTAGCCGTCACCTTCGAGCTCGGCGGCTTCGGCCTCGGCCGAGTCCTTCGAGAAGTAGCCTATGTACGGCACGCGGCCGATGATCGGAAACCACCAGGTATACGG
This region includes:
- a CDS encoding Hsp20 family protein; this translates as MPLPSVLDEINRLFDELIRRPWGTASRQLVPAEFREVEDGWIVKLPAEGLSAADLRIQVQGNWLTVTGHHRQSRERQHGKGGWSHTQQEISLHRTIALPVGTDPDHIDAKIENATLSIHIRRRKP
- a CDS encoding acetate/propionate family kinase, which codes for MRILILNGGTGSVKAALAEAVGDRVTVRARFMVEASSGREVAHLFTELIKQVGADSATVDAIGHRVVHGGRQFTSPVLIDAEVEAGIEALVPLAPLHNPVALAGIRVARSELAGRPMVAVFDTAFHAHRSRASLHYALPPDLTESLGLFRYGFHGIAHASLAEGVAEGERIPLSEVTAVTLQLGHGCSACAIKQGASIETSMGFTPLEGLMMSTRSGDVDAALVLYLLRQGRAVDEVEDLLTRRSGLLGVGGMEDMRLLLRAEADGDARAAFAIELFVRRIVATVGAYFTLLGGLAPLVFGGGIGENSAEIRRRVIEGLTAWGLDLDPERNARGEPGRISTEASRPVYVVRTDEETQIARGVARLIQKL
- a CDS encoding ABC transporter ATP-binding protein, with translation MIELVHLTKRYGATLAVDDLSVHVEAGEIFGFLGPNGAGKTTTIRMMMGLLRPTSGEVFLGGHDLAREDIAAKRLCGFVPDRPHMYEKLTGAEFLDFVAGLYSVSPVVAARRRDDLLEMFDLTQWATELVESYSHGMKQRLVMAAALIHAPRLLIVDEPMVGMDPRGAKLLKRTFRQLARDGVTIFMSTHSLEVAEETCDRIGIIHQGQLIAVGTLDELRRQAGAHSNSKLESVFLKLTGGEEVAEILTALRA
- a CDS encoding aminopeptidase yields the protein MILAFCLSACSPIYVLRAGYEEAKILWRRQPIEELLQRSDLDAETHSKLELVLAVRAFARDTLHLKADSSYATFARVDANQVVHVVSAAYRTRLEPYTWWFPIIGRVPYIGYFSKDSAEAEAAELEGDGYDTYVRPSVAFSTLGWFADPLLSNLLRYDRVTLANVIIHELLHNTSYIGGHADFDESFANFVGTRGAMAFFAERGDTPALQQATSVWDDTLLFSEFLGRFAAHLRDAYASGLSTPERQQLFSGGQEEFRQLAFRTTLYSEFGTQQLNNAVILHYLLYADRLREFDDLLRQEQNDLARTVTTVLQAVRANRGDPFAAVENVLRSPLVARD